The Methanofollis sp. UBA420 genome contains a region encoding:
- the cobM gene encoding precorrin-4 C(11)-methyltransferase produces MTKTVYFVGAGPGDPDLITVKGNALLMRADVLIYAGSLVNPALVARSPAPEKYDSWGMKLPEMVGIMQEAADAGKCVVRLHSGDPALYGAIVEQIADLEKAGIEVEVVPGVSSMFGAAAALKTQFTLRGVSESVIVTRPAGATLESDQIAEFARTGATLVVFLGTEHMEEVLAKAACPPETPAAVVYHATWPDQIVVRGTVADIAAKARAAGIERSALIIIGGVVDATRSAYTNSDLYG; encoded by the coding sequence ATGACGAAGACAGTGTATTTTGTCGGCGCAGGGCCGGGCGACCCCGACCTGATCACGGTGAAGGGCAACGCCCTCCTGATGCGGGCCGACGTGCTCATCTATGCGGGGTCGCTCGTGAACCCGGCGCTCGTCGCCAGGTCGCCGGCCCCGGAGAAGTACGACTCCTGGGGCATGAAGCTCCCGGAGATGGTCGGGATCATGCAGGAGGCCGCCGACGCGGGGAAGTGCGTCGTCAGGCTCCACTCGGGCGACCCCGCGCTGTACGGCGCGATCGTCGAGCAGATCGCGGACCTGGAAAAGGCCGGGATCGAGGTCGAGGTCGTCCCCGGCGTCTCGTCGATGTTCGGGGCGGCCGCCGCCCTGAAGACCCAGTTCACCCTCCGGGGCGTCTCAGAGTCGGTGATCGTCACGCGGCCCGCGGGCGCGACCCTGGAGAGCGACCAGATCGCCGAGTTCGCACGGACCGGGGCGACGCTGGTCGTCTTCCTGGGGACCGAGCACATGGAGGAGGTGCTCGCCAAGGCCGCCTGCCCGCCCGAGACCCCGGCGGCCGTCGTGTACCACGCCACCTGGCCAGACCAGATCGTGGTGCGGGGGACGGTCGCCGACATCGCGGCGAAGGCGCGGGCCGCCGGGATCGAGCGTTCGGCCCTGATCATCATCGGCGGCGTCGTCGACGCCACCAGGTCGGCCTACACCAACTCGGACCTCTACGGATGA
- a CDS encoding cobalt-factor II C(20)-methyltransferase — MLVGVGIGPGDPELLTVKAARLIREADAVFVPGRVAATIIAPYRTDVEVLSFPMTDDEAYISRCIEENAERIAPHARDGLAVFCILGDPNFYGTFSRLTEVLERRHPDVACSTVPGISAITAFASVAGVHVAGGIGVSDGSEEEARLLLKVKRPQETAARLRTEGFDDFVLVEKMYMDGQQVVKNDALPEESSYFSVLFARKKR, encoded by the coding sequence GTGCTCGTCGGCGTGGGCATCGGCCCCGGCGACCCCGAACTCCTCACCGTCAAGGCGGCACGCCTGATCAGGGAGGCGGACGCCGTCTTCGTGCCGGGCAGGGTGGCGGCGACGATCATCGCCCCGTACCGCACCGACGTCGAGGTCCTCTCCTTCCCGATGACCGACGACGAAGCGTATATCTCCCGGTGCATCGAGGAGAATGCGGAGAGGATCGCCCCCCATGCGCGGGACGGCCTTGCGGTCTTCTGCATCCTCGGCGACCCGAACTTCTACGGCACCTTCTCCCGCCTGACAGAGGTGCTCGAAAGGCGCCACCCCGACGTGGCGTGCTCGACCGTGCCGGGCATCAGCGCCATCACCGCTTTCGCCTCGGTCGCGGGCGTCCATGTCGCCGGCGGCATCGGGGTGAGCGACGGATCCGAGGAGGAGGCGCGTCTCCTCCTGAAGGTGAAGAGGCCGCAGGAGACGGCCGCCCGTCTCCGCACCGAGGGCTTCGACGACTTCGTGCTGGTCGAGAAGATGTACATGGACGGCCAGCAGGTCGTCAAGAACGACGCCCTCCCGGAGGAGAGCAGTTATTTCAGCGTGCTGTTTGCGAGGAAGAAGAGATGA
- a CDS encoding methyltransferase domain-containing protein yields the protein MDRGLSGGPTQDEVAAVALWHLGIVPGCAVADVGCGTGKIAVAAARTAGRVIAIDRRPEAAAVARQSVAEAGAANIEVICGEAAEVLPAAGPLGAAFVGGSRDLEEVLGVLARTVRGRIVVDCVLLETLERAVKEMQRLGIFREAVSLQVARTRPLGTGLMFRPANPVWLVIGEVA from the coding sequence ATGGATAGGGGACTTTCGGGTGGCCCGACGCAGGACGAGGTGGCGGCCGTGGCACTCTGGCACCTCGGGATCGTGCCGGGGTGCGCCGTCGCCGATGTCGGGTGCGGGACCGGGAAGATCGCGGTCGCCGCCGCCCGCACGGCCGGACGGGTGATCGCGATCGACCGCCGCCCCGAGGCGGCCGCCGTCGCACGGCAGTCTGTCGCGGAGGCGGGCGCCGCGAATATCGAGGTGATCTGCGGGGAGGCCGCGGAGGTCCTCCCGGCCGCCGGACCCCTCGGCGCCGCGTTCGTCGGGGGCTCCCGCGACCTTGAAGAGGTGCTCGGCGTCCTCGCCCGCACGGTGCGGGGCCGGATCGTCGTCGACTGCGTCCTCCTGGAGACCCTGGAAAGGGCGGTGAAGGAGATGCAGAGACTCGGCATATTCAGGGAGGCCGTCTCCCTCCAGGTCGCCCGCACCCGCCCCCTCGGCACAGGCCTGATGTTCAGACCGGCAAACCCGGTCTGGCTCGTCATCGGGGAGGTGGCCTGA
- a CDS encoding nitroreductase family protein: MYLGPNLGLTIIRTRHSIRQYKDEPIEEKIIQNALDCARLAPTARNEQPWLFGVVRDKETLAKIAGLADHGKFIAGAQVCFAVFGKRDAKYYLEDCSAATTQLILGLWAYGIGSCWVAGEKKDYAEDVRALLGVPEEYTLVSLLPAGYPKELTLAEKKDLDDLVFRERYSGN; the protein is encoded by the coding sequence ATGTATCTTGGTCCGAACCTTGGGCTTACCATCATCAGGACGCGTCACTCCATCAGGCAGTACAAGGATGAACCCATCGAGGAGAAGATCATCCAGAACGCCCTGGACTGCGCCCGTCTCGCCCCGACGGCCAGAAACGAGCAGCCGTGGCTCTTCGGCGTGGTCAGGGACAAGGAGACCCTCGCGAAGATCGCCGGTCTCGCCGACCACGGGAAGTTCATCGCCGGTGCCCAGGTCTGCTTCGCGGTCTTCGGCAAGAGGGACGCGAAATATTACCTGGAAGACTGCTCCGCGGCCACCACCCAGCTCATCCTCGGGCTGTGGGCCTATGGCATCGGCTCCTGCTGGGTCGCCGGGGAGAAGAAGGACTATGCCGAGGACGTGCGTGCGCTCCTCGGCGTCCCCGAGGAGTACACCCTCGTCTCCCTCCTCCCGGCCGGGTACCCGAAGGAGTTGACCCTCGCCGAGAAGAAAGACCTGGACGACCTCGTCTTCCGGGAACGCTATTCCGGGAACTGA